The following proteins are encoded in a genomic region of Drosophila willistoni isolate 14030-0811.24 chromosome 3R, UCI_dwil_1.1, whole genome shotgun sequence:
- the LOC111519230 gene encoding uncharacterized protein LOC111519230 has protein sequence MYRFGLILLICSLQYFAYGGVIADNEMSIKVNDDLKEDIMNYDFDLDDLGAIWEPELRLRVLLERRRQEGLAVVRMQLLQLNLMKILIIMDVIILIGVFYCARDN, from the exons ATGTATCGGTTCGGGTTAATTCTCTTGATCTGCTCTCTGCAATATTTCGCATACGGCGGAGTTATTGCTGACAATGAGATGAGCATTAAAGTCAATGACGATTTAAAAGAAGATATCATGAACTACGACTTTGATCTAGACGATTTGGGGGCCATTTGGGAACCAGAACTTCGATTACGTGTGCTTCTGGAGCGAAGGCGCCAAGAGG GTTTGGCTGTGGTTCGCATGCAATTGCTGcaattgaatttgatgaaaatatTGATTATTATGGATGTCATCATATTAATAGGTGTCTTCTATTGTGCCAGAGATAATTAG